Within Xanthomonas theicola, the genomic segment CCGCGGCGCGGCCGAGCGAGCCGTCGGCCAGCGCGACTTCCGCTTCGAGCGTGGGATTGCCGCGGGAATCGAGGATCTCGCGGGCGTGGATCTTGGCGATGGTGGTCATAGGTCCAGTCGGTTACCAGGATAAGAAAGGGGATACCTGAAGCCGTCGGATTATGGCCGCAGCGCTGCTGCTTGCCAAATGCACCGCGTGGCGCTACGCCACGCCCCGCGTCCGCCACCGCCGGCGCGGGCGAGCGCGGGCGAGCGCGTCCGGCGCAGCCGCGCGATCGCCCGCTCAGCCCAGCCCATGCTCAGGGAAACCGCTGCGCTTGGCGATCGTGTCCAGCGCCAACAGCGTTTCCAACAGCGCCTCCATCCTGTCCAGCGGCCAGGCGTTGGGGCCGTCGGAGAGCGCCTTGGACGGATCCGGATGGGTCTCGGCGAACACCCCGGCCACGCCCACCGCCACCGCCGCGCGCGCCAGCACCGGCACGAACTCGCGCTGGCCGCCGGAACTGCCGCCCTGCCCGCCCGGCAGTTGCACCGAGTGGGTGGCGTCGAACACCACCGGACAGCCGGTTTCGCGCATCACGCTCAGCGAGCGCATGTCGCTGACCAGGTTGTTGTAGCCGAAGCTGGCGCCGCGCTCGCAGACCATGATCTGCTCGTTGCCGGTGGACTTGGCCTTGTCGACCACCGGCTTCATGTCCCACGGCGACAGGAACTGGCCCTTCTTGATGTTGACCGGCTTGCCGGCGGCGCAGACGTTCTTGATGAAGTCGGTCTGCCGCACCAGGAACGCCGGGGTCTGCAGCACGTCGACCACCGCCGCCACTTCGTGCATCGGCGTGTACTCGTGCACGTCGGTGAGCACCGGCACGCCGATCTGCCGCTTCACCGCTTCCAGCACCTTCAGCCCCTGTTCCAGGCCGGGGCCGCGAAAGCTGGTGCCGGAGGTGCGGTTGGCCTTGTCGAAACTGGACTTGAAGATGAAATTGATCCCCAGCTTGCCGGCGATCTCCTTGAGCCTGCCGGCCACGTCCAGCTGCAACTGCATCGACTCGATCACGCATGGGCCGGCGATCAGGAACAGCGGCTGGTCCAGGCCGACGTCGAAGCCACACAGTTTCATAAGG encodes:
- the kdsA gene encoding 3-deoxy-8-phosphooctulonate synthase, with translation MKLCGFDVGLDQPLFLIAGPCVIESMQLQLDVAGRLKEIAGKLGINFIFKSSFDKANRTSGTSFRGPGLEQGLKVLEAVKRQIGVPVLTDVHEYTPMHEVAAVVDVLQTPAFLVRQTDFIKNVCAAGKPVNIKKGQFLSPWDMKPVVDKAKSTGNEQIMVCERGASFGYNNLVSDMRSLSVMRETGCPVVFDATHSVQLPGGQGGSSGGQREFVPVLARAAVAVGVAGVFAETHPDPSKALSDGPNAWPLDRMEALLETLLALDTIAKRSGFPEHGLG